DNA from Clarias gariepinus isolate MV-2021 ecotype Netherlands chromosome 8, CGAR_prim_01v2, whole genome shotgun sequence:
AtttagacgactgggtcagagcatccCCAAAATGACTTCTCTTGAGGGATACTCAATGTATGCAGTGGTCAGTACCTACTAAAAGTTTCCCAAGAAAGTACAACTAGTGCCTGTGACAGGGTCTTATATACACAAGGCTCACTGGTGCACATGGAGAGTGAAGACTAGTTTTTCAGGTACATAGTTGTACCTGACAATTTGAAAATTAATGCTTTTTCTGCACTGTAAATGTGTCAGAACATACGGTGCACCACAGCATGCTGTATATCGAGCAGCATAGTCACAGATCAGTCAAATCACAGATCAGTACATTCTGACCAATGTCTATTATTAAAAGCACCTACATGAGGTGCATGAGCATCAGAAATGAACATAGAGCAATGAGTggtctggtctgatgaatcacatTCACTTTTACATAATGTGGATGGccgagcatgtgtgtgtcccaTTCTTGGGGAAGAGCTGGTACCAGGATGTAGCGTTAGTGTGAAGCTCTGGGAAATGATTCCCTGCTGGCAATCTTTGGGTCCTGTAATTCATGGGGATGTTACTCCAACAcataccacctacctaaacattgttgtaAACCAAGTACACTCCTTTAAGGCAACAATATTACCTAATGGTAATGGCCTCTTTTAGCAAGATAATGCACCCTGCCACGCTGCGAATattgttcaggaatggtttAAGGACCATGATAAAATGTTCAAGGTGTTAATTTGGCTTTCAAACTCCCCAGTTCTCAAATTCATCAAGCTTATGCAGGAATCTGCTGGGACAAAAAAGTTTGATCCATGGTGGCCGACCTCCCATCAAACAAGactcaaaggatctgctgctaaaagcttggtgccagataccacagcggAGTCCATGCCTTGACGATTGAGAGCTACATAATATGAGGCAGGTggttcaattattttttatggcaGATCAGCATATTCACAGCTTACTTTGAGAAATCTGAAGTCTCCACACTCTCTTGATCTCATCCTCTGCACTGTCCAATTCCTGAAAAACAGCAGGGTCTTGTGTCTGTGCAAATCTACTCAGAAGAGGCTCAAACACAGAAACTGGGATGCTGAAGTTCAAATGGGGATATGTGACCTTGGCTGCGAAGTCTCTTGTATTACTGGACACAAtacctggataaaaaaaaaaaaaaaaaagcattttagtaTTTATTAAGATTGATATAACTTCCACATTGCAACTTAAacttgtcctttttttaaagtcagtATGTGACTTCTGGTATACTTTTGCTATAAACTTCATATTGGTTAAATGATGCCCCCTACAGATTAAATCAGAAAACTCCATCCATAACTGATGAAATTAAATTCTATgttgacagaaaaaaattaagaaattaaaataagtagTGATGGACTGATTCAATTGTGCAATTGCATGCACATAGAATGAGGTTGTTTAAAGTCACTGTTACCCAACAACTCGCCCGTTTTGGCACGAACAACAGCTCCACCACTGGCTCCACAATTCACAGCACAAGTTGTCTGTAGCATCACTGGCTTGTTTCGCAGGTGGACAACTCTGGAGAGTATCCCTGAGGTCAGTGAGGGGCCACAGGTTTTCCCTAAAGCTCCATATCCCAGTACAAGCACATCTTCTCCTAGAAACAGGAATAATCTTTTATCCAGCCGATaaacaatttaatttcattttgtaattcatttgaaattattccatacacatatatatatatatatatatatatatatatatatattaggagCTTTGGTTCCACTAGTttaaaattcatataaaaaaaaacacaaaatatccTCCACACAGTATTTATCTCAtttaatttacaacataaaacagGAAATATTTACAGGAAAAGAGCAAGGGAAAGGGGAAAGAGAGAACTACAAAAATGTGAGAATGACTTGGTTATCAGTTAAAATGCAATTAGTCACATTAACTATTTTCTTACCCGGCAAACAACTGGTGCATAACTGTGGCACTGTGACATTTGAGAAAGGCTCTTGAAGCTGCACAATAGCAATATCATAAGGAGAGGATTCCTTTGTAGAATACAGCACTCTACTTTTTACAGTCTGAGGtctaaagggaaaaaataaaaagtttatatttatcaATTATCACAGTTGTTTAAACCGATCAGCTACAATACCACCGACCAGGCCAATTAAATAATATTGGTTATCAATTATAGACCAGTTAACTGGTGACAGGAAAATGGGAGCCCAGGGCTTATCTATGCCTGGGGGAACGGAGGCCAGCCTGTATGTCcgatcgcaaaaaaaaaaatctagtgtaGCACCAATTGCTAATAAAGGTCAACGCTGGCAATGACAAAGTTATCAGAACAATCAGTGTCCACCCTGCATCGCCCATACCACCGTACACTAACGTCCCAGTGCCAGAAACTACAGCACATTTCCAGAGATCCTGTGGAGCCACTGCCCTAGGGTCCAGAGTTGGCCTGGCAGCACACGGGGAAGCAACACAATATTGGGCGTAAtggtttgcattttaatgttaaggctgatcggcgtaaaatatactttattttaaaaatgtatagggGAAAATGTATCACAGTACCTCTGACTAAAGTTGAATGTGACTTCAGGAAATTCTCTCCCATTCACAACATGTCTGCATGTTAACACTAAATGATGATTTAACACAATTCCAGAACCCCAAACTTGTCCACATTCAACTACAACCACCATGGGGTATTTTCCCTTTTCAGATGTTTTACGTGCATCAAGAGGGACGCAATGGAGATCACTGAATGAGGGTGTTGATATCTCCCTCAGCAACTGAAGAGAGTTTACAGTCTGTAACatgtttttcaaaattaa
Protein-coding regions in this window:
- the tysnd1 gene encoding peroxisomal leader peptide-processing protease, with amino-acid sequence MSIEEMCCVVTVSESSCSEKKQPSGNPLSCSGVVLSYQSGLVLCSGMLLSPFLRNKDCIRQNLTMLSPYEFSNKIQVYIDHIDGKVNQCTSQRSMPLMCHRPAELLMMINCMEFQEAFQKLFADSDQWKFTDCNEDNEIIYDSNFMSWFAVLKMTTNTHVDPVPWLQSTVLTKGCSVLACGSPFGSFCPDLFMSTLSKGIVSNLAGKENALILTDARCLPGTQGGGLFVSDGDASYLVGLIASPLCWKSNEWIGLTLVCSLHLILKNMLQTVNSLQLLREISTPSFSDLHCVPLDARKTSEKGKYPMVVVVECGQVWGSGIVLNHHLVLTCRHVVNGREFPEVTFNFSQRPQTVKSRVLYSTKESSPYDIAIVQLQEPFSNVTVPQLCTSCLPGEDVLVLGYGALGKTCGPSLTSGILSRVVHLRNKPVMLQTTCAVNCGASGGAVVRAKTGELLGIVSSNTRDFAAKVTYPHLNFSIPVSVFEPLLSRFAQTQDPAVFQELDSAEDEIKRVWRLQISQSKL